The following are encoded in a window of Pseudomonas graminis genomic DNA:
- the mqo gene encoding malate dehydrogenase (quinone) — protein sequence MAHNEAVDVVLVGAGIMSATLAVLLKELDPNLKIEVVELMDSGAAESSNPWNNAGTGHAGLCELNYTPEAADGSIDTKKAIHINTQFEVSRQFWAYLARKGTFGSSRSFITPVPHLSFVQGEKGMAYLKKRYEALRTHHAFSSMEYTEDKSKLAEWMPLMMPGRPADEPIAATRVMHGTDVNFGNLTNMLLKHLATAPDAQVKYCKRVTDLSREGDGWTVTIKDVNNGSTRDIDAKFVFLGAGGAALPLLQMSGIEEGKGFGGFPVSGQWLRCDNPEVVKRHQAKVYSQAAVGSPPMSVPHLDTRVVDGKKSLLFGPYAGFTTKFLKHGSLLDLPLSIRAANIAPMLAVARDNMDLTKYLISEVRQSMEQRLDALRRFYPEAKAEDWRLEVAGQRVQIIKKDPKKGGVLQFGTELVSAKDGSLAALLGASPGASVTVSIMLDLIERCFPDKARTEWATKLNEIFPAREKALETDAQLYQRISAQSDASLDLVPNSETATFA from the coding sequence ATGGCGCATAACGAAGCAGTCGACGTAGTGCTGGTCGGGGCGGGCATCATGAGTGCCACCCTTGCCGTACTGCTCAAAGAGCTGGACCCGAACCTCAAGATTGAAGTCGTCGAGCTGATGGATTCCGGTGCGGCAGAGAGCTCCAACCCCTGGAACAACGCAGGCACCGGCCACGCCGGGCTGTGCGAGCTGAACTACACGCCGGAAGCGGCCGATGGCTCGATCGACACCAAAAAAGCGATTCACATCAACACCCAGTTCGAGGTCTCCAGGCAGTTCTGGGCCTACCTGGCGCGCAAAGGCACGTTCGGCTCCTCCCGTTCGTTCATCACGCCGGTTCCGCACCTGAGCTTCGTTCAGGGCGAAAAAGGCATGGCGTACCTGAAGAAGCGTTACGAAGCGCTGCGCACCCACCATGCCTTCTCCTCGATGGAATACACCGAAGACAAAAGCAAACTGGCTGAATGGATGCCGCTGATGATGCCCGGCCGTCCCGCCGATGAGCCCATCGCCGCGACCCGGGTCATGCATGGCACCGACGTCAACTTCGGCAACTTGACCAACATGCTGCTCAAGCACCTGGCAACGGCGCCCGATGCGCAGGTCAAATACTGCAAACGCGTCACCGACCTGAGCCGCGAGGGTGACGGCTGGACCGTTACCATCAAGGACGTAAACAACGGCAGCACCCGCGACATCGACGCCAAATTCGTGTTTCTGGGCGCGGGTGGCGCGGCACTGCCGTTGCTGCAGATGTCTGGCATTGAAGAAGGCAAGGGCTTCGGCGGCTTCCCGGTGAGCGGCCAGTGGCTGCGTTGCGACAACCCTGAAGTGGTCAAGCGCCACCAGGCCAAGGTGTACAGCCAGGCAGCGGTGGGTTCGCCACCGATGTCGGTGCCGCACCTGGACACCCGCGTCGTCGACGGCAAAAAGTCCCTGCTATTCGGTCCTTACGCCGGCTTCACCACCAAGTTTCTCAAGCACGGTTCGCTGCTGGACCTGCCGCTGTCGATCCGAGCGGCCAACATCGCGCCGATGCTGGCGGTGGCCCGCGACAACATGGACCTGACCAAGTACCTGATCAGCGAAGTGCGGCAGTCGATGGAACAGCGGCTCGATGCTCTGCGCCGTTTCTACCCGGAGGCGAAAGCCGAAGACTGGCGTCTGGAAGTGGCCGGTCAACGCGTACAGATCATCAAAAAGGACCCGAAAAAAGGCGGCGTTTTGCAGTTCGGGACTGAGCTGGTGTCGGCGAAGGACGGTTCCCTTGCCGCACTGTTGGGCGCCTCGCCGGGCGCTTCGGTGACGGTTTCGATCATGCTGGATCTGATCGAGCGTTGCTTCCCGGACAAAGCCCGCACCGAGTGGGCCACCAAGCTGAACGAGATCTTCCCGGCTCGCGAAAAGGCCCTGGAAACCGATGCGCAGCTGTACCAACGCATCAGCGCTCAGAGCGATGCCAGCCTGGACCTGGTGCCGAACAGCGAAACAGCCACTTTCGCCTGA
- a CDS encoding PA4642 family protein codes for MRKDKKQVIGDEIGDAQIKLFLDFEPVDATSPSLHKLIKAYRGLRIDDFGRFLTFFKEAGYDLDGKDEHGNDFVTLIRDQRNADEYIELIEKAKG; via the coding sequence ATGCGTAAAGATAAGAAGCAGGTGATTGGCGATGAAATCGGCGACGCCCAGATCAAGCTGTTCCTGGATTTCGAACCGGTCGATGCCACGTCGCCGTCGCTGCACAAGCTGATCAAGGCCTACCGTGGCCTGCGCATCGATGACTTCGGACGTTTTCTGACGTTCTTCAAGGAGGCCGGTTACGACCTCGACGGCAAAGACGAGCACGGCAATGACTTCGTTACCCTGATCAGGGATCAACGTAACGCCGATGAATACATCGAATTGATCGAGAAGGCGAAAGGCTGA
- a CDS encoding hypoxanthine-guanine phosphoribosyltransferase codes for MSADLEHIRQVMREADCLYNEAEVEASIARVGEQINGVLADRNPVVFCVMNGGLIFAGKLLTHLNFPLEASYLHATRYRNETSGGDLFWKAKPEVSFIDRDVLIIDDILDEGHTLGAIIDFCKHAGARAVHTAVLIDKDHDRKARPDLKADFVGLPCIDRYIFGYGMDYKGYWRNAAGIYAVKGM; via the coding sequence ATGTCCGCTGATCTCGAGCATATCCGTCAAGTCATGCGCGAGGCTGACTGCCTTTACAACGAGGCCGAAGTCGAAGCCTCCATCGCCCGTGTCGGCGAGCAAATCAATGGCGTGCTGGCCGACCGTAACCCGGTGGTGTTTTGCGTCATGAACGGTGGCCTGATCTTCGCCGGCAAGCTGCTCACTCATCTGAATTTCCCCCTGGAAGCGTCCTACCTGCACGCCACCCGCTATCGCAACGAAACCAGCGGCGGCGACCTGTTCTGGAAAGCCAAGCCTGAAGTCTCGTTCATCGACCGCGATGTGTTAATCATTGACGACATCCTCGACGAAGGCCACACCCTCGGCGCGATCATCGACTTCTGCAAACACGCTGGCGCGCGCGCTGTACACACCGCCGTGCTGATCGACAAGGACCACGACCGCAAGGCGCGGCCTGACCTGAAAGCCGATTTCGTCGGCCTGCCGTGCATCGATCGCTACATCTTCGGTTATGGCATGGACTACAAAGGCTACTGGCGCAACGCGGCCGGGATCTATGCCGTCAAGGGCATGTAA